One part of the Oceanispirochaeta sp. M1 genome encodes these proteins:
- a CDS encoding DUF485 domain-containing protein yields the protein MLHEPAAPAGKDPASEFKKRIGVRMFIAYGIVYAGFVLINTFVPRLMGLPVAFGLNLAVTYGFSLILLAIISGLIYNSICTKKEDELAALEEEGDA from the coding sequence ATGCTACATGAACCAGCCGCTCCAGCCGGGAAAGATCCTGCTTCGGAATTCAAAAAAAGAATAGGCGTACGTATGTTTATCGCCTACGGAATCGTCTATGCCGGATTCGTCCTGATAAACACGTTTGTTCCTAGACTTATGGGCTTACCCGTTGCGTTCGGCCTCAATCTAGCCGTGACTTACGGCTTCAGCCTGATCCTTCTGGCTATCATATCCGGATTGATCTACAACAGTATTTGTACTAAAAAAGAAGATGAATTGGCTGCTCTGGAAGAGGAAGGTGACGCATGA